The Microcoleus sp. AS-A8 genome has a window encoding:
- a CDS encoding YbaB/EbfC family nucleoid-associated protein, whose protein sequence is MTKGQGFGFGLGKMKELAEAFKKAQEVQQGAKQLQEELEQMEIEGSSDDGTVKVVLSGNQEPIRVTISPDAMGQGAEALSELVTIAMRDAYDKSTATMRERMEELTSGLNLPGM, encoded by the coding sequence ATGACAAAAGGACAAGGATTTGGCTTCGGTTTAGGCAAGATGAAAGAGCTTGCCGAGGCATTCAAAAAAGCCCAAGAGGTTCAACAAGGTGCCAAACAGCTTCAGGAAGAATTGGAGCAGATGGAGATTGAGGGTTCCTCAGACGATGGTACTGTCAAGGTTGTTCTTAGCGGTAACCAAGAGCCGATACGAGTAACCATTTCTCCCGATGCTATGGGTCAGGGCGCAGAAGCACTTTCTGAACTCGTGACAATAGCCATGAGAGATGCCTACGATAAGTCCACCGCGACGATGCGCGAACGCATGGAAGAACTCACCAGTGGGCTAAATCTTCCCGGAATGTAA
- the murB gene encoding UDP-N-acetylmuramate dehydrogenase yields MTLSHDPPRVNSTLTQKKILYNESLLYLPGTDCPLRAQASLASLTSFRVGGPAEWYVAPQRLEDLQASFEWGHSQGLPLTLLGAGSNLLISDRGLPGLVICTRHLRRTQFDEETGTVTAGAGEPIARLAWQAAERGWEGLEWAVGIPGTVGGAVVMNAGAHKNCTADILVNAQTLSPTGVIEELTPQDLGFQYRTSSLQCGDRLVVEATFQLKPGADPVQVRAATSQHLEQRRRSQPYHLPSCGSVFRNPDTRPAAWLIEQLGLKGYTIGGAQVAERHANFILNCGGAQASDIFQIIRHIQQQVEQHWSLWLEPEVKILGEFQPV; encoded by the coding sequence ATGACTCTGTCCCACGATCCCCCCCGTGTTAATAGCACACTCACCCAAAAGAAAATACTTTATAACGAGTCGCTGCTTTACCTGCCCGGAACCGATTGCCCGCTCCGAGCTCAAGCCTCTTTAGCTAGCTTGACCTCATTTCGAGTCGGAGGTCCAGCCGAGTGGTACGTTGCTCCCCAACGCCTAGAAGATCTGCAAGCGAGCTTTGAGTGGGGGCACTCTCAAGGATTGCCCCTAACGCTATTGGGGGCGGGTTCCAATTTATTAATTAGCGATCGCGGCTTGCCCGGTTTAGTGATCTGTACTCGCCATTTACGCCGCACCCAGTTCGACGAGGAAACAGGGACAGTCACAGCCGGTGCTGGTGAACCCATTGCTCGTCTGGCATGGCAAGCCGCAGAACGCGGTTGGGAAGGGCTAGAGTGGGCGGTGGGCATTCCTGGTACCGTCGGTGGTGCAGTCGTCATGAATGCAGGAGCGCACAAAAACTGCACAGCAGATATATTGGTCAATGCCCAAACTCTTTCACCGACAGGAGTCATAGAGGAGCTAACCCCTCAAGACTTGGGCTTTCAGTACCGTACCTCTAGCTTACAATGCGGCGATCGCTTAGTCGTTGAGGCAACCTTTCAGTTAAAACCGGGCGCTGATCCAGTTCAAGTTCGAGCCGCAACCTCTCAACATTTAGAGCAACGACGACGCTCTCAGCCTTATCACTTACCCAGTTGTGGAAGCGTCTTTCGCAATCCCGATACTCGTCCGGCGGCTTGGTTAATTGAACAACTCGGCCTAAAAGGCTACACCATTGGTGGTGCTCAAGTCGCGGAGCGCCATGCCAACTTTATCCTCAATTGTGGCGGTGCCCAAGCCAGCGATATCTTCCAAATCATTCGTCATATTCAACAACAAGTAGAACAGCATTGGTCACTCTGGTTAGAGCCAGAGGTGAAAATATTAGGCGAGTTTCAACCCGTCTAA
- the murC gene encoding UDP-N-acetylmuramate--L-alanine ligase: MPNNVDFSGKPFHFIGIGGIGMSALAYVLAKRQLPVSGSDLRSTHITRRLQAVGAHLFRKQDATNLEFFRTGSESIYEAFPTAIGMSTNAGISCEPSKSNSLLPTEKVPLDLPQVICSTAINPFNSEYQAALERGYPIFHRSDLLAALIQDYQSIAVAGTHGKTTTSSLIGYLLMQAGLDPTIVVGGEVDAWEGNARLGESPYLVAEADESDGSLAKLSPKIGVITNIELDHPDHYESLEEVISIFETFAQHCQTLIGCIDCETVRSRLKLTKSYSLRRDVGADYSVDNVRYQPFGTTACVWEGDQVLGELHLKLLGKHNLSNALAAVAVGRYLGLEFNVIESAIATFEGAKRRFELRGKCNGISFVDDYAHHPSEIEATLAAARLRGGETLGLPSEQQRIVAIFQPHRYSRTLTFLSEFAKAFDNADIVVITDIYSAGEPNLGQITGQRVRDEICAASQNSANGACHESKRVYYQPTLESVTEFLTQTLQPGDLALFLGAGNLNQIIPQVMEFYQKADSDSSKELSQKA, translated from the coding sequence ATGCCGAATAATGTTGATTTTAGCGGGAAGCCATTTCATTTCATCGGGATTGGTGGAATTGGCATGTCAGCCCTTGCCTACGTTCTAGCAAAGCGTCAACTCCCTGTATCTGGGTCAGACCTTCGTTCGACGCATATTACTCGACGTTTGCAAGCGGTCGGTGCTCATCTTTTTAGAAAGCAAGATGCGACTAACTTGGAATTTTTCCGAACAGGAAGCGAGTCCATCTATGAAGCATTCCCGACCGCGATTGGTATGAGTACGAATGCGGGAATCTCGTGTGAACCCTCAAAATCGAACTCGCTCCTACCGACGGAAAAAGTTCCCTTAGACTTGCCTCAAGTCATTTGTTCAACCGCGATTAATCCATTTAATTCTGAGTATCAGGCGGCTTTAGAACGAGGCTATCCTATTTTTCATCGCTCGGACTTACTGGCTGCTTTGATTCAAGATTACCAAAGCATTGCAGTTGCAGGAACTCATGGCAAAACAACAACGAGTAGTTTGATTGGTTATCTCCTAATGCAAGCGGGTCTTGATCCCACGATTGTCGTAGGGGGTGAGGTCGATGCATGGGAGGGTAATGCGCGCTTAGGGGAGAGTCCTTATCTTGTTGCCGAAGCGGATGAGTCGGATGGGTCTTTAGCCAAGCTTTCTCCGAAGATTGGTGTCATTACTAATATTGAGTTGGATCATCCAGACCACTATGAGTCACTCGAAGAGGTGATTAGCATCTTCGAGACGTTTGCTCAACACTGCCAAACGTTAATCGGGTGTATTGATTGTGAGACGGTGAGATCGCGTCTCAAACTTACCAAAAGTTATAGCCTGCGGAGAGATGTTGGTGCTGACTACAGCGTTGATAATGTGAGATATCAACCGTTTGGGACTACAGCCTGTGTGTGGGAAGGCGATCAGGTTTTGGGTGAGTTACATCTGAAGCTGCTGGGTAAACACAATCTCAGCAACGCCTTAGCCGCCGTAGCCGTAGGGCGATATCTGGGTTTAGAGTTTAACGTGATCGAGTCGGCGATCGCTACCTTTGAAGGAGCGAAGCGCCGCTTTGAGTTGCGGGGTAAGTGCAATGGCATCTCGTTTGTCGATGACTATGCCCATCACCCTAGTGAAATCGAGGCAACACTCGCAGCCGCCCGCTTGCGGGGAGGCGAAACTCTAGGACTACCGTCCGAGCAACAACGCATTGTGGCAATTTTTCAGCCCCACCGCTACAGCCGCACCTTGACATTCTTGTCAGAATTTGCTAAAGCATTCGACAATGCTGACATTGTGGTGATTACCGATATTTATAGTGCTGGCGAACCCAACTTAGGACAAATAACAGGCCAACGGGTTCGAGATGAGATCTGTGCTGCCTCGCAGAATTCAGCGAACGGGGCTTGTCACGAGAGTAAGAGGGTGTATTACCAACCCACTCTAGAGTCTGTCACCGAATTTCTCACACAAACCCTCCAACCTGGAGACCTTGCCCTGTTTTTGGGAGCGGGCAATCTCAATCAAATTATTCCCCAGGTGATGGAATTTTATCAAAAGGCTGACAGCGATAGCTCCAAAGAGTTGAGCCAGAAAGCCTGA
- the nadD gene encoding nicotinate (nicotinamide) nucleotide adenylyltransferase yields the protein MERIAILGGTFDPVHWGHLKIAETALSQLELERVIWVPVHRPPHKRGRRYEHRRLMVEIAIAQNSAFVLDPRQANHTEPDFASDTLADLQDTYPNRQWFWIVGLDAFQTLPRWYCRERLIPACDWLVAPRPLAMTSTDAGVSTRTSHPQEIDFQASWLCQQVAEQLASQDIPIRWQMLQMTPLKISSSLIRQYCSQRHSIRDWVPEGVRAYITTHNLYVEN from the coding sequence ATGGAACGAATAGCCATTTTGGGCGGCACATTCGATCCGGTTCACTGGGGACACCTGAAGATTGCCGAGACAGCATTGAGCCAGCTAGAGCTGGAAAGGGTGATTTGGGTACCCGTTCACCGTCCTCCCCATAAACGTGGGCGACGCTATGAGCATCGGCGGTTAATGGTGGAAATCGCGATCGCACAAAACTCAGCGTTTGTCCTCGATCCGAGGCAAGCCAATCATACTGAACCCGATTTTGCGAGCGATACTTTAGCTGACCTTCAAGATACATATCCTAACCGCCAGTGGTTCTGGATTGTCGGTCTAGACGCCTTCCAGACTTTACCACGATGGTACTGCCGTGAACGACTGATTCCAGCGTGTGATTGGTTAGTGGCACCCCGCCCTCTGGCTATGACTTCAACTGATGCTGGAGTCTCAACCCGTACTAGTCATCCCCAGGAAATCGATTTCCAAGCAAGCTGGCTGTGTCAACAAGTCGCTGAGCAGCTAGCCTCTCAAGATATCCCGATTCGCTGGCAGATGCTACAAATGACACCCCTTAAGATCTCATCCAGCCTGATTCGTCAGTACTGCTCTCAACGCCACTCTATTCGCGACTGGGTGCCAGAAGGGGTCCGAGCTTATATTACTACCCACAACCTCTATGTAGAAAATTAG
- a CDS encoding type I glyceraldehyde-3-phosphate dehydrogenase: MIRVAINGFGRIGRNFARCWLTRENSQIDLVGINDTSDPRTNAHLLKYDTMLGTLDADISADDNSIIVNGKTIKCVSDRNPLNLPWADWGIDLIIESTGVFIDKDGASKHIAAGAKKVLITAPGKGPDVATFVVGVNHNDYDHSKHNIVSNASCTTNCLAPFAKVLHEHFGIIKGTMTTTHSYTGDQRLLDASHRDVRRARAAAMNIVPTTTGAAKAVGLVLPELKGKLNGIALRVPTPNVSVVDLVVQVEKSTIAEQVNDVLRGAAQGELKGVLEYSDLPLVSSDYKGHDASSIVDASLTMVMGGDMVKVVAWYDNEWGYSQRVVDLAEHMAKNWQS, encoded by the coding sequence GTGATTAGAGTAGCGATCAATGGGTTTGGGCGCATCGGCCGCAACTTCGCACGATGCTGGCTGACCAGAGAAAACAGTCAGATAGACTTAGTGGGCATTAACGATACTTCTGACCCCAGAACCAATGCCCACCTGCTGAAATATGACACCATGCTGGGGACATTGGATGCTGATATCAGCGCTGATGATAACTCCATCATCGTTAACGGTAAAACCATTAAGTGTGTATCCGATCGCAATCCGCTAAACTTGCCCTGGGCTGATTGGGGAATTGACTTAATCATCGAATCGACGGGTGTCTTTATTGACAAAGACGGAGCTTCCAAGCATATCGCAGCCGGAGCCAAAAAAGTGCTGATTACAGCTCCTGGCAAAGGCCCGGATGTTGCTACCTTTGTGGTAGGCGTTAATCATAACGACTATGACCACAGCAAGCACAATATTGTTAGCAATGCTAGCTGTACCACCAACTGTCTAGCTCCTTTTGCCAAGGTGCTTCATGAACACTTTGGCATCATTAAAGGGACGATGACGACGACCCACAGCTACACCGGGGATCAACGTCTTCTGGATGCCAGCCACCGGGATGTTCGTAGGGCAAGAGCGGCAGCGATGAACATCGTGCCAACCACCACCGGTGCAGCAAAAGCCGTGGGTTTGGTTCTACCCGAACTGAAAGGTAAGTTGAATGGTATTGCCTTGCGGGTACCAACCCCGAATGTGTCCGTGGTCGATTTGGTGGTTCAAGTCGAGAAAAGCACCATCGCTGAGCAGGTGAATGACGTTCTCAGAGGTGCCGCCCAAGGCGAACTCAAGGGCGTTCTAGAATACAGTGACCTGCCGCTGGTTTCCTCAGACTATAAGGGTCATGATGCTTCTTCGATTGTGGATGCCAGTCTGACCATGGTCATGGGTGGCGATATGGTCAAAGTTGTTGCCTGGTATGACAACGAGTGGGGCTACTCTCAGCGCGTTGTAGATTTGGCTGAGCACATGGCGAAGAATTGGCAGAGTTAG
- the thiL gene encoding thiamine-phosphate kinase, producing the protein MSGELSSLLVRDIGEQGLLERLQQFCPRDIVGDDAAVLPFPESGQSLVVTTDVLVDGVHFSDRTTSPEDVGWRAAAANLSDLAAMGASPLGITVGLSIRSETSVSWVERVYQGLTDCLQQYNTEIVGGDVVRSPVVSLAITAFGQVSPARMIRRNAAQVGDAIVVTGVHGASRAGLELLLNPELGENLSEDERSRFIQAHQRPKPRLDILPNLGKILDSPLPITLAGMDSSDGLADAVIQICRASGVGAVIERTKISLPAPWSQFLSPEQAMNWALYGGEDFELVLCLPPEPAETLVTQLGEGATVIGTITRGNEVWLRDSAGTFTEERLTLSRGFQHF; encoded by the coding sequence ATGAGTGGTGAACTGTCCTCCCTACTCGTTCGAGACATTGGGGAACAGGGACTTCTGGAACGCTTGCAGCAATTTTGCCCTAGAGATATTGTGGGCGATGATGCTGCCGTCCTTCCATTTCCAGAGTCGGGGCAATCGTTGGTCGTGACAACGGATGTTTTGGTGGATGGAGTGCATTTTAGCGATCGCACCACCTCACCAGAAGATGTTGGTTGGCGTGCGGCGGCGGCTAATTTATCAGATTTAGCGGCAATGGGAGCATCCCCGTTAGGGATTACGGTGGGTTTAAGTATTAGGAGTGAGACTTCAGTCAGTTGGGTAGAGAGAGTCTACCAAGGTCTAACTGATTGCTTGCAGCAATACAATACAGAGATTGTTGGCGGTGATGTGGTGCGATCGCCCGTTGTTAGTCTCGCAATTACCGCTTTCGGGCAAGTTTCCCCTGCCCGGATGATCCGCCGCAATGCTGCCCAAGTTGGGGATGCGATTGTGGTTACAGGCGTTCATGGTGCCTCGCGAGCCGGGTTAGAATTACTGCTCAACCCAGAGTTAGGGGAAAATTTGAGTGAAGATGAGCGATCGCGTTTCATCCAAGCTCACCAACGCCCCAAACCCAGACTTGATATCCTGCCTAATTTGGGGAAAATTTTAGATTCTCCATTACCCATTACCCTAGCTGGAATGGATAGCAGCGATGGGTTAGCCGATGCCGTTATCCAAATTTGCCGTGCTAGTGGCGTGGGTGCTGTTATTGAACGCACGAAGATTTCCTTGCCAGCGCCCTGGAGTCAGTTCTTGTCCCCAGAGCAGGCGATGAACTGGGCGTTATATGGCGGTGAAGACTTTGAACTCGTACTGTGTTTGCCTCCAGAACCTGCTGAAACCTTGGTGACACAACTAGGTGAAGGAGCCACTGTGATTGGTACGATTACCAGGGGTAATGAGGTTTGGTTAAGAGACAGCGCTGGCACTTTTACTGAGGAACGGTTGACGCTGAGTAGGGGATTTCAGCATTTTTGA